Within the Miscanthus floridulus cultivar M001 chromosome 2, ASM1932011v1, whole genome shotgun sequence genome, the region TTCTAGTGGTTGCTTATTGAGTAGCTTTATAAATTGTACATCAAGCGGTTTGCATCTGAGCTTTGGCTCATGTTTACCATCTAAATGCTTGCAGGTGACTGAGACTGCAGACTTCCTGAAGGACCTCAGCTTGGACAGCTTAGACCGGGTGGAACTTGTTATGGCTTTTGAACAAGAGTTCTCCATTGAGATTTCTGATGACAAGGCTGACAAGCTAACCTGCTGTGCGGATGTTGCAAAATACATCATATCGGAATCTCAAATCAGTGATAAAAATACCAGTGGCTCCTGAGGCGCAGATGAAAGCTAGTGCAATGTTTCTTTTTGTGCTTAATGAGTCTTGTTTACAAAGGATGATTTATGCAAAGGGTTTCCTTTTAGTTTTTCAAGTATGGAAGGAAATGCTCTTCCAATGCCTTATATAGTCTGTTAATGTGAAAATATCTCTACCTTGGTAGTTTGTTACAAGGGAAGGTTTTTATGTCGATCATGGTTGATGTTCATGACTTCTTACAATACTGAATTCTATCAGCATAGCCAATATTATGCATTTTCTTTAAActgatatttttttttatttaaaaaaaaggtCTCCTGCAATGGATATTTTGGTTCTTTTAACCGCTGCTGTCCAGAATATTTCCGACTTGTGATATCAATTAACAGCCACCAAATGGTTGGCACGCGACGTGGCGCCATATGACTGGACCACGTCACTGCAACTTGTGACCCTTGGCTCATGCTATGGAAGAGAACGAGCCAGGGTAGCACTCGCCTTATCCACCCCTCTTGTTTGTTCCTGAGCACAGTCACATGTACTAGCACCATATCATGTGATGTGCATGAGGCAGGGGAGTGCTTTGCTCCTCCACACCAGCCCAGCCATGGCCAAGGTAGCTCCTCTCCTCGCCGCCCGGAGCTGCACGGCCATCACAGCCCAGCCATCGTCGAGGAAAGGTACTGCCGGTTTGTTCCGCAGCCGCATCGTCAGCAAGCGCACCAGGATAACAGCAAAGCTTGGTATGATAACCACAATCTGCTCCAGTTCTGTTTCTTCAGTTCGTTGGGGCTCTTTGAAACAAGATTGGTGAAAACTGATCCACGCAGGAGGAGATGGCGAGCTGAAGCCTCCAGGCAAGAAGAAGTTCATCACCAGGGAAGAGGAGCCAGAACAGTAAGCAGTGAACCTCGCCTCACCATCTCCTCATAGCAGCCTGTGACTTCGATCCACTTCGCGTGGGATGATGGAATGCAGGTACTGGCAGACCGCAGGGGAGAGGGAGGGCGAGAACCCCATGATGACACCCCTGCCCTACATCATCATCTTTGGCATGTCCACCCCCTTCGTCATCCTCGCCATCGCCTTCGCCAATGGCTGGATCAAGGTCCCTGTGCGATGAGTTCTTACCAATGACCATGACGCGGTTGCGTGATCAACCATGGATGTTGATTGCCCTGCATCTTATCCAGCGAGAGTCCTGCGAGTTTGTACCTTCATATATAGAGACAAGAGTTCTTGTTTGTGTAAGCATAATTGCATGATCATATGGTGTACGTTAGTATGTAACCCAAAACTTTCGGAGCTCCCAAGTATTTACCTTTTTGCAATATAACTTCAGTCTTCAGGCATTCTTCCGATTCAGTGTCCTGTATCAATCTTTAGTTATTCGCTTGCACAAGAGAAGATTTGTACCATCAGCATTTTTTTGTGTGTGAAAAAGTCATATATATTAAAGCACCAAAACCAGAGTACAGATATTAGGGATAAGAATCCCCAAAGTACATGGGATCAGCCACCAAGGAGCTGATAAATCCTCAACTGCTCTTAAGGAGAGTATCCATAGAATAGAGCATGACATTATGGATTTGAGTAAGATCTTTGATGTCAAATCCTGCAAAAGTGTCAGAAAAGTCTCTAATATGTCCCACTGGAAATACAACGAACACTATCGTCGGGCAATGGAGACAAAGACCTTCAAAAGCCTCCTTTGAGCACTGCTGCGTTGGGGGTGGAAAGGTGGGTCGAGGATATGTTGTAAGCTTCATCAAACCCAAACCTTTGCAGAGATAAGAATCCGAAGCTAGCATCAAGATTCTAAGATGTGTTCAGTTGGCGTAGAATCATCACGAAAAAAAGGGTCCTGCGATAAAAATGGGTTAATGTGCAGCCAATGCTGTCAATGAATCGATCAATCTGCAGCTGGTGTAACAGAAGGTTCAGATGGTAACATGGCATGAGCGCAAAGATGAAAAGCACATTCAAGTGTGGTTTTGTGAATCTATTGAAAATATTAGGAACAGATTTCCGCGTGTGCTCGGCGTCACATGTCACATATATTACATATTAGTTATGCAACAGCAGCTTGTTTCCATATTTTTTTCTATTAAAGagcgtacctagtgcagagagctcccgctctgcgTAGGGTCTGGAAAATGGTGTCAgtgacaagccttaccctcgcctgtgcaatgcgaggagaccacgactcgaacccgggaccttccggtcacaggcggtaagactctaccgcttgccgcaggcccgcccttcatattTTTTCCATTGCAAATCACAAATGCAACAACACACGCACAATTGGAATAATAAAGGGTATTTAAGCGACATGGAGGACAGCAGAGCTCGGATAAATTACATCACAGGAAACCCTTTTGTTTTGTTTCATCTATTAGTATCTATTATTGGCGAATAACACCCGCACCAGTATTACAGTGTATCAATCTTTAGGTAAACGCCGCATCATTTTCCAGTCACCTAGTTGGTTTTCTGTCAAATTCTGATTCGTGGCAGTGCGGGTAGAGCCAATCACTAGGAGAGCTCTTTGGCATGCTGGTACCACCTCTAGCAGCCATGAGCTCCCTTAGGCTCTTCACCTTGTTCTCCTGAGTATTGCCAGTGAATTTCCTATCTGCTTCCTTCAGCTTGTTCCGGAAACGCTGCTTACGGCCAACAGTATTCAGCTCCTGTTGCTTAGCTTGAGATGGTGGAGCTCCATGAGGTCCTAAGTATATTTTCTCATCCTTTGCCTGCTCAAGTATGAATGTACATCTTCATGAAGCAATGAACACCAATGAACCAAACATTGTTTTTTAAACAAAAAGGGGGCATACACCAGACAAGTATCTTATGAGAAAGAGTTCAGAAAAGCATTCCAATATGTACCTGTAAAGGTTCAGGATCCTTTTCTTTGGGGACACTAGGCTCAGTCACATCATTATCTTGAGTGGGCAAATTAGGAATAACATATCCATCAGCATCTGTGATTGCACCATCAACATTAGAAAGATGTGTAAAATAGCAGCAGTGCAGAACACATGGAGCTCAGCATGGTACGCAATTCATAGAACATGTAAGTCTGACAGAGAAATATGTCAACAATCTAAGACTGCATACATTGTAGTTAATGTCACAATCAACAACCCCAAGTCATATGTGGATAGATTTATACTGTTCCCTTCCACTCAACGAGGTTTACAGTTTACCTGAGCTGGCTGATGACCTCATGTCATATATCTCCGATTTTATATGAAATGGAAATGCATCttaatgcttatattttgttgCATCAGCTAATAACCCTTGGTTTTTTGATTTGTCTGGAGCTACCCCATTTCATCAAATGAAGGCATACGTTCTACTAAAATGTTCATGTTATCTTGACTAACTCGACCAAGCACGAAAATTAAGGGTGACGATGAATTTCACAATTTCGTTTCTTATAAAGCTGGCAAATGTTCTTGCAGTTTATGAAACCCTTGGTAACTGGTAAGTAGGTCACTACCATGTTGCTCTTCCACCTGAAAATGGTCACAGTTCCTTCAGCATACACGCTAGAACGGCTCCTGGTCGGATTCTACGCCCCAGTGAGGCAGTGACCCAAACTTCTTTCCTGCCTACTATCATCTGAAGCTCTAAACTTAAAAAAACCCGGCCTGTGGTGGGCAGACAGCCCCCGCAGTTTTGCACTAGAAAGAAGACCTCTCACGCAGACCGAAAACCCCCCCAAACCTCATGCTCCGCCCTCACACAGGGGCTCATAACCCTGTGAGTGGGCCGGAACCTTTTTATCTGTGCTTTGGGACGCGGGACAGGCGAGGGGTTTTGTGGGGggcatgaccccggatacccatggcagaccacatgggctgcgcccctaggggcggcccagcccacaaggcgaagccttgtggggcacgactctgctcggcgcctcccgcaagacatctggaagatatcctgaagatactacgagatctgttaggatatgtatgattccaagattcctgtaatcagttattactttccggttatctctcagatctaaccgacttataaccctgctccccggactatataaggcgggcagggaccccctccaaactcacgtaatatcatacgatagctaatacaaaccaacagaccacaggagtagggtattacgtcatactgacggtctgaacttgtctaactcgtgtgtctctattgtcttcttgttcttgatctcacgctcctctgccgatcaatctaacttcgtgggatacccctcggaggactgccgacgatattctgtcgacagttggcgcgccaggtaggggtctgcGTGCTGTTTCCCCGTCGAACAAGAtagctttttccataggctcttcgtccctcccgcagcccggccagatcttcacggtcggatcgatctcctggatcatcaacgctgatggagtcggagagctcctcgagtcaGCGTAGATCGATTCTGTGCCGATCATCCCCgcacctgcgactgcagatccgatctcggaaccacctccgaggtcgccttcatcagcaactcgccgcccgcttcctcgccaccagaggaggcagatcaacaacgacgatctgatcgaatccatcgatcgggtcggtctgaagctcgccgattgtctctccatcgccgaatcggctctggacactttggttcagcgccgaccaccctccgatccaaatcTATCGAAGTCTGCTCAGAAAACTCCAGGAGTTACGGCTttgcccttcgggctcaccaacgtcgccgctacctaccaagacgccctgaggggcaaattcgccgaccaggtagGAGACGCCCATCCActcgccgaccagatcgccgtctagcctccgccagccgtcaacatgctacacatcggcCGGTGCCCCGAAacgtccctccagaccatcctagaggaaaatccgggctccgagtctcagggctctacggagaccctcgccgaaaccttcaccgaACAACTCCTTCTCCCTCTTTTTCggggtggcgcgatcttcaacgtcagcgtcgacagcccccctTGGAATGGCGAGACCGAGGAGGAACGCGCCGCTCGTGAGAACCGGAACGTCAACCGCGCACAACGCCGAGCAAACGAGAATGTCCTTGCGAGGGCCGAGCAGTAGCTTGACTTGTAAGGAGTACCACTCCAACACAAcctcgatgaagagtttctccgcgttgacggccacaacgtcttcaagactccaagcgccaatctggcagtggccgccaacgagctcgcccgcCTCCCGCAGACGCCCGAACATCGTGAGGCCGAAGACGGGTGCGCCGATCTGGCTGTCCACCGTGAAGTGGCCACAAGATCCGAACCCATGCTGCTGGTCGTCGACGCAGTAAccaccggtccaccgtggacatGTGCGTGTGGCGTCAAGTTCCGTCTCCTCGTGCAGCCGCGTGTGACATGAAAAAAAACGCTCGCCGCCGAGCGACGAAGATGAATCAGATCGCGGATGAGAGAGACGGGTTGGCACATGCAGAAACAATTAATCTGTATTAGATATTCGAAGAACAGATTGATCTAATCAACAACGTTGCTAAGAATGACTCACCCGATTTTTAGCAGATGTTAAGAGAAATTTCCCATCTGGCTTGCCAAAGGATTAGCACGCACGACccctaaaggggacccctacctggcgcgccactgtcgacgaaatatggtcgatagtccatctaggggtatgcccatgatggtagattgttggtagacggtacgtgtaatcaggaaccagatggttacagaggcacaagacacaagatttatacaggttcagccgccgtgttggcgtaatacctacgtcctgtgtctcattattctgtattgattgaggtcctccctgagggggacccctgcctctccttgtatactctggaggaggagggttacaagtaaagtatcttatttgatactattacaatatctagtacaacttgtaatcttgtcgtgcacgcctcgatcttacgggccgggccacctcggatggtgcggcccatgtaccatcttgtggtacccgagcgtatatcccccacactatccgtattcgaatccgaatccggacagaaatataaaaacaaatgtaatatcggtgatatccgtccgtattcgatccgttttcatccctatctcTCGCGCTGGAAGCCTGGAATCGATTCcgtcttgtttttttttctttttttcgagGTAAATCGATTCCGTCCTGCTGGTAGGAGTAGATTCCCAAGGCCGAAACCGGGGAAACAGAGAGTTTTTGTGTGGGCTTCTGGGCCTACTCAGAGCAGCCCTCCAGAGATGAGATGGGATGTCCTGCGGGAAAGATGGCCCATCAATCAGTTTTTTTCATTCTATATTGTTTTCCTATTTCCGTATCTTCTCCTTTTTCTTGTTCCACTTCCATACGGATAAACCACCGTGTGTTATTATCTTCTATTAGCTCTGAAAAAATTATAGAAACTTGGAGCAGCATTTAATTAAACTAAAATAAACATTTTTGTGCAAATAAATGTCCAACATTTTATGTCTGATTTGTCGAGATAGCATATTGGAATTATTGATgtactatttttatttttttagatttcTCATATAATGTTAGTGGTATGGCCTAGTCCTACCCCACTCTTGTAGAAAGGTCCAAGTTGTAAGGGCTATATGTAATTTATAAACTATATAAGAGCAACTTCACTGGATTAAGAAAACTCAATCCCCTCTAAATCAGGTTAAAAGGGATTGAGTTTAGACCCTAGGTTATAGGGGAGATGTGCTCCAAGAGAAATCCTAATCCCTTTTATATGTGAGGTACACCTATCAATTGGGAAAATATCTTTCTTCTCTCCATATGTCTTCTTGCTCATCCATGGTTGTCCACTTCTCCACGTACTCGGCCACTCGAAACAACGGTGTGGTGGCTCAGCCGCCTGGAGGAGCAGCGTAGCATCCCGCTTGGACACTTCCTTGCACGCTTGAAGTGATGGCACAGTAGCTTGGCCTCCCAGGCTCCCAGGGGAGCAGCGCAATGTCCCTCTTGGTCACTTTCCTGCACGCTCGGAGCGATGACATGGCAGCTCGATCAGCCACTTGGAGGAGCGTCGTGACATCCCACATGGCTGCCTGGAAGAGCGGCGTGGCGTCCCTCTCGGTCGCTTTCCTATGGACTTGGAATGATCAGCGATGGCACGGTGGCTCAGCCTCCTAGAGGAGCATCATGGCGTCCTAGATGGACGCCTAGAAGAACGACTTGGCGTTCGGCTCGCCATTGCGATCGGTAGCCCGTCCGCTCGCAAGCTGAAA harbors:
- the LOC136523140 gene encoding uncharacterized protein, with the protein product MCMRQGSALLLHTSPAMAKVAPLLAARSCTAITAQPSSRKGTAGLFRSRIVSKRTRITAKLGGDGELKPPGKKKFITREEEPEQYWQTAGEREGENPMMTPLPYIIIFGMSTPFVILAIAFANGWIKVPVR
- the LOC136536465 gene encoding uncharacterized protein, which codes for MFGRLREAGELVGGHCQIGAWSLEDVVAVNAEKLFIEVVLEWYSLQVKLLLGPRKDILVCSALCAVDVPVLTSGAFLLGLAIPRGAVDADVEDRATPKKREKELFGEAPCVLHCCYFTHLSNVDGAITDADGYVIPNLPTQDNDVTEPSVPKEKDPEPLQAKDEKIYLGPHGAPPSQAKQQELNTVGRKQRFRNKLKEADRKFTGNTQENKVKSLRELMAARGGTSMPKSSPSDWLYPHCHESEFDRKPTR